In Flavobacteriales bacterium, a single genomic region encodes these proteins:
- a CDS encoding DUF5686 and carboxypeptidase regulatory-like domain-containing protein — protein MLKQLFSFFFVFLLMSTSWAQQNTLVVGKIIDAKSNEELPFVNVVFVGTQTGTITGVDGTFRLQTSKAVRQIEVSYIGFKTRIINILPRQKNNLKIKLKEESSILSEVELVSKRRKKAKSDSPAIIVMKNVWRNKKKNIAKNIDTLTYDQYEKTQMDINNFSEDFKKNRLFKRLQFIFEYADTSDFNEKSQLPLMINEAKYKVLHSRNPNEHHKIFLGNKISGFQDNRSAQRVLESLNTNFDIYKPAINVFEKSFTSPLASIGQLNYHYYLKDSTVLADGNVEYTIQYIPKRSHELTFMGEIKVDKKYWAVKHISLRVDKDANLNFVTDLKFEQTFQYNPTVKKWLIKKDQLITDFQLIESKDNFGFYAHRTIVYSNYGFEKNWNKSHIDSLKELGFRKKSLMYADIEGTRAEKLTKKEAGIYEMIGKVEDSPEFKFVDNMVYIMSNNHIPVFNKTIDIGPFWNLYSYNEIEGNRYFIGGKTAIGMSHNWHTQAYVAYGDRDKKWKYKLAGGVLVNRKKYHRLSFSKTKDYRVITETNPNNLLNSGTFISSIFSRGTAPNFMNIDEWKIDSEKNINNSWRLTNEINRTNYEEVSDVLKFDFIPSGAPRDFTTTEAKIGLIYDINPRYVGNRTTQRWQLFVSNRLQVKFDGIFGFSNVLGSDYEYQKIELQTNYKKSFNHLGRLHLNVKGGILFGEVPYPLLFLAQGNRTFSLDFQKFSMIDNFELLSDRYVQIIAEQHFEGLVFNHIPLIRSLKLREVVGIKGILGNLNSKHKDYTINGNAINAPNDGGYWEASVGIENILKILRIDYVYRITHRNDENLSTDLQGFRFRFSFRL, from the coding sequence ATGCTGAAACAACTCTTTAGTTTCTTTTTTGTATTTCTTTTGATGAGTACCTCTTGGGCTCAGCAAAATACTTTGGTAGTTGGGAAAATCATTGATGCTAAATCCAATGAAGAACTTCCCTTTGTGAATGTAGTTTTTGTGGGAACTCAAACAGGTACTATTACTGGAGTAGATGGAACGTTTCGACTTCAAACTTCAAAAGCAGTAAGACAAATAGAGGTCAGTTATATAGGTTTTAAGACCAGAATAATTAATATTTTACCAAGGCAAAAAAATAATCTTAAAATAAAACTAAAAGAAGAAAGTAGCATACTTTCTGAGGTGGAGTTAGTTTCTAAGAGGAGAAAAAAAGCCAAAAGTGATAGTCCTGCCATTATTGTTATGAAAAACGTATGGAGGAACAAGAAAAAGAATATTGCTAAGAATATTGATACACTTACCTATGATCAATATGAAAAAACTCAAATGGATATTAATAATTTTTCGGAAGACTTTAAAAAGAATCGACTTTTCAAAAGGTTACAATTCATTTTTGAGTATGCAGATACTTCTGATTTTAATGAGAAATCACAACTTCCATTGATGATTAATGAGGCAAAGTACAAAGTTCTACACAGCAGAAATCCAAATGAGCATCACAAAATATTTTTGGGAAATAAAATATCGGGTTTTCAAGATAATCGCTCAGCGCAAAGAGTATTAGAATCTTTGAATACCAATTTTGATATTTATAAACCCGCAATCAACGTTTTTGAAAAATCGTTTACCAGTCCTTTGGCATCCATTGGACAATTAAATTATCATTATTACCTAAAAGATAGTACAGTTTTGGCAGATGGAAATGTAGAATATACCATTCAATACATCCCCAAAAGATCTCATGAACTTACCTTTATGGGAGAGATAAAGGTAGATAAAAAATATTGGGCAGTTAAGCATATAAGTTTAAGAGTGGATAAGGATGCCAATTTGAATTTTGTGACTGATTTAAAATTTGAACAAACTTTTCAATACAATCCTACGGTAAAAAAGTGGTTGATAAAAAAAGATCAATTAATAACCGATTTTCAGCTGATTGAGTCTAAGGATAATTTTGGGTTCTATGCACACCGCACAATCGTTTACTCCAATTATGGATTTGAAAAAAACTGGAATAAAAGCCATATAGATTCTTTAAAAGAACTCGGTTTTAGAAAAAAATCTTTGATGTATGCAGATATCGAAGGGACCAGAGCCGAAAAATTGACAAAAAAGGAAGCAGGGATTTATGAAATGATCGGAAAAGTGGAGGATTCTCCAGAATTCAAGTTCGTAGATAATATGGTGTATATTATGTCTAATAACCACATTCCTGTGTTTAACAAAACCATAGATATTGGTCCGTTTTGGAATCTATACTCTTATAATGAAATAGAAGGAAATCGATATTTTATTGGAGGAAAAACGGCAATTGGAATGAGCCATAATTGGCATACACAAGCTTATGTAGCTTATGGAGATCGAGATAAAAAATGGAAATACAAACTCGCAGGAGGTGTTCTTGTAAATAGAAAAAAGTATCATAGATTATCTTTTTCTAAAACCAAAGATTATCGGGTGATTACAGAAACGAATCCGAATAATTTATTGAATTCAGGAACGTTTATTTCTAGTATTTTTTCTAGAGGAACAGCACCTAACTTTATGAATATTGATGAATGGAAAATAGATTCTGAAAAAAATATCAATAATTCATGGAGGTTGACAAACGAAATTAATAGAACGAATTATGAAGAAGTTTCAGACGTATTGAAGTTTGATTTTATCCCTTCGGGAGCTCCGAGAGATTTTACAACTACAGAAGCAAAGATAGGACTCATTTACGACATCAACCCAAGATATGTAGGGAATAGAACGACCCAAAGATGGCAACTTTTTGTGAGCAATAGATTGCAAGTGAAATTTGATGGTATCTTCGGATTTAGCAATGTTCTTGGAAGTGATTATGAATATCAAAAAATTGAATTACAAACCAATTATAAAAAGAGTTTTAATCATCTTGGAAGACTTCATTTGAATGTAAAGGGTGGAATTCTTTTTGGAGAAGTTCCTTATCCTTTATTGTTTTTAGCTCAAGGGAATAGAACCTTTTCTCTTGACTTTCAAAAATTTTCTATGATTGATAATTTTGAATTATTGAGCGATCGTTATGTTCAAATTATTGCAGAACAGCATTTTGAAGGATTGGTCTTTAATCACATTCCACTCATTAGATCTTTAAAACTGCGAGAAGTCGTCGGAATAAAAGGAATTTTGGGGAACCTGAATAGTAAACACAAAGATTATACAATAAACGGAAACGCAATAAACGCCCCAAATGATGGTGGATATTGGGAAGCTTCTGTAGGAATAGAAAATATTCTAAAAATCCTGAGAATAGATTATGTGTATAGAATCACCCACAGAAATGACGAAAATTTGAGTACAGATCTTCAAGGTTTTCGATTCCGATTTTCTTTTAGGCTTTAA
- a CDS encoding FAD-binding protein translates to MLNLKELKSQIEGDIFEDSLHQAIYATDASVYRQIPLGVAYPKHAEDLQKIIQFAHKKGFGLIPRTAGTSLAGQCVGTGLVVDVSKHFTQIISLDKENKTVTVAPGVIRDELNNYLKPYGLFFGPNTSTSNRCMIGGMVGNNSSGTTSIKYGVTRDHIKSLKGFLSDGSQVVFQDWSLEEWNEKCKETNLLGEICSWIDQQLSQKNIQERIIKEYPKKSIHRRNTGYALDALLEFEKFGGTQRKINLCKLLSGSEGTLFFTSEITLTLDVLPPENSLMIVSHFNNLEDSLNAVLVAMKHELYTCELMDKMILDCTKSNREQVKNRFFLKGNPEAVLMLEIRAESDEKVKEKAAILIRDLQEKTASYHNAWIEASDISKVMNLRKAGLGLLGNIIGDDKAVACIEDTAVDLEDLPSFIKEFALLMEEFDQQAVYYAHAGAGELHLRPILNLKKQKGIQHFREITTATAHLVKKYRGSFSGEHGDGIVRAEFIPFLIGEENYQLLCELKSVFDSKNIFNPGKIVHAPAMDENLRYTKDRIEPEITTKQDFSENQGILRLVEKCNGSGDCRRNSISGGVMCPSYRASKEEKNTTRARANALREFLTNSDQKNPFNHPELKEVLDLCLSCKACSSECPSNVDIASVKAEFLYQYQKENGFSFRNKIFANNTHWISKLPLPSGIINSISNATLTKKIMGIAPERAVPKLAKQHLRKWFKSFDLKTKKSNKKVYFFFDEFTNLYDVSIGKQAIQLLDHLGYQILAVQHPESGRSYISKGFLDQASEIAEKQITLFGSLISEEIPLVGVEPSAILSFRDEYKRLVKNPEQAKKLAQNVFTIEEFLWKEFEKGRFSSEIFIQNKAEIKIHGHCHQKALTNTSNLVKLLSIPKNYKASLLVTGCCGMAGSFGYEVEHYELSQKIGADSVFPAVRGLQETNILVASGTSCRHQIKDGVEQTAHHPVSVLFNALI, encoded by the coding sequence ATTTTGAATCTCAAAGAACTTAAAAGCCAGATTGAAGGAGATATTTTTGAAGACTCATTGCATCAAGCTATTTATGCTACGGATGCCTCTGTTTATCGTCAAATACCTTTAGGTGTTGCCTATCCAAAACATGCTGAAGATCTACAGAAAATCATCCAATTTGCCCATAAAAAGGGTTTTGGGTTGATTCCTAGAACAGCAGGGACTTCGCTCGCAGGGCAATGTGTGGGAACAGGGCTTGTTGTTGATGTTTCCAAGCATTTTACGCAAATTATTTCTTTAGATAAAGAAAACAAAACAGTTACGGTAGCACCAGGTGTTATTAGAGATGAACTGAATAACTACCTAAAACCTTATGGGCTTTTTTTTGGTCCCAATACTTCTACTTCCAATAGATGTATGATAGGAGGAATGGTAGGGAATAATTCTTCGGGAACCACTTCTATAAAATATGGAGTTACTAGAGATCATATAAAAAGTTTAAAAGGATTTTTGAGTGATGGTTCTCAAGTTGTTTTTCAAGATTGGAGTTTAGAAGAATGGAATGAAAAATGTAAAGAAACCAATCTGCTTGGGGAAATTTGTTCGTGGATAGATCAACAACTGAGTCAAAAAAATATCCAAGAGCGCATCATAAAAGAATATCCAAAAAAAAGTATCCACAGAAGAAATACAGGTTATGCTCTGGATGCCTTATTGGAATTTGAAAAATTTGGCGGAACTCAGCGTAAAATTAATTTATGTAAGCTACTTAGTGGAAGTGAGGGGACGCTCTTTTTTACTTCTGAAATCACCTTGACTTTGGATGTTTTGCCTCCTGAAAATAGCCTGATGATTGTTTCTCATTTTAACAATCTTGAAGATTCTTTAAATGCCGTTTTGGTAGCCATGAAGCATGAGTTATATACTTGTGAACTCATGGATAAAATGATCTTAGATTGTACAAAATCTAATAGAGAACAGGTAAAAAATCGTTTTTTTCTAAAAGGGAATCCAGAGGCGGTTCTTATGCTAGAAATTCGGGCAGAGTCTGATGAAAAAGTAAAAGAAAAGGCAGCAATACTCATTAGAGATTTACAAGAGAAAACAGCCAGTTACCATAATGCATGGATAGAAGCATCAGATATTTCTAAGGTGATGAATTTGCGAAAAGCAGGTTTAGGACTATTAGGAAATATCATAGGAGATGATAAGGCAGTTGCTTGTATAGAGGACACTGCGGTAGATTTAGAAGATTTACCAAGTTTTATCAAAGAGTTTGCTTTACTGATGGAAGAATTTGATCAGCAAGCAGTTTATTATGCGCATGCAGGTGCTGGAGAATTACACCTCAGACCTATTTTGAATCTAAAAAAACAAAAAGGGATTCAGCATTTTAGAGAGATCACAACTGCCACAGCTCATTTGGTAAAAAAATACCGAGGTTCTTTTAGTGGGGAGCACGGCGATGGGATTGTAAGAGCAGAATTTATCCCTTTTTTGATAGGCGAAGAAAATTATCAATTATTGTGTGAACTGAAATCTGTTTTTGATTCTAAAAATATTTTTAACCCAGGAAAAATCGTTCATGCCCCAGCAATGGACGAAAATCTACGTTATACAAAAGACCGTATAGAGCCGGAAATAACCACCAAGCAAGATTTTTCTGAAAATCAAGGAATATTACGTTTGGTTGAAAAATGCAATGGATCTGGTGATTGTAGAAGAAACTCTATTTCTGGTGGTGTGATGTGTCCGAGTTATCGTGCATCCAAAGAGGAGAAAAACACTACAAGAGCTAGAGCAAATGCTTTAAGAGAATTTTTAACCAATAGTGATCAGAAAAATCCTTTTAACCATCCTGAGTTAAAAGAAGTTTTAGATTTGTGTTTAAGTTGTAAAGCCTGTAGTTCAGAATGTCCTAGTAATGTAGATATCGCTAGTGTAAAAGCAGAGTTTCTGTATCAGTATCAAAAAGAGAATGGATTTTCTTTTAGAAATAAAATCTTTGCCAATAATACCCATTGGATTTCAAAACTCCCTTTACCGAGTGGAATTATTAATTCTATTTCCAATGCCACTTTGACCAAAAAAATTATGGGGATTGCTCCAGAAAGGGCTGTTCCGAAGTTGGCAAAACAACACCTCAGAAAATGGTTTAAATCCTTCGATCTAAAAACAAAAAAATCGAATAAAAAAGTCTATTTTTTCTTTGATGAATTTACCAATCTTTATGATGTTTCGATTGGTAAGCAGGCTATTCAATTATTAGATCATTTAGGATATCAAATTTTAGCAGTACAGCACCCAGAGAGTGGAAGAAGTTATATTTCTAAAGGTTTCCTTGATCAAGCAAGTGAAATTGCCGAAAAGCAAATCACTCTTTTTGGTTCATTAATCTCTGAAGAAATTCCTTTAGTGGGGGTAGAGCCTTCAGCTATTTTGAGTTTTAGAGATGAATATAAAAGACTGGTCAAGAATCCTGAGCAGGCAAAAAAACTTGCTCAAAACGTTTTTACCATTGAGGAATTTTTATGGAAAGAATTTGAGAAAGGTCGTTTTTCTTCCGAAATTTTCATCCAAAATAAAGCAGAGATAAAAATACATGGTCATTGCCATCAAAAAGCACTTACCAATACATCCAATTTGGTGAAACTATTGAGTATTCCCAAAAACTATAAGGCAAGTTTATTGGTGACAGGTTGTTGTGGAATGGCAGGTTCTTTTGGTTACGAAGTTGAGCATTATGAACTGAGCCAAAAAATTGGAGCCGACTCTGTTTTTCCTGCCGTTCGTGGTTTACAAGAAACAAATATTCTTGTGGCTTCTGGAACCAGTTGTAGGCACCAAATAAAAGATGGGGTGGAGCAAACAGCTCATCATCCTGTTTCTGTTTTATTCAATGCTTTAATCTAG
- a CDS encoding glycosyltransferase: MPDSITKYLQTEDKVYHLSLLIPTWNNLEYIQFCVNAIRKNSTLSIQMIVFANEGTDGTVEWLQDQKDIDFIHSEGNAGICYALNLCRDLVKSDYMVYLNDDMYVLPDWDKIMYEEIQALPSKYFMLSATMIEPRDTGNSCVIVKDFGDDTSNFKEKELLSEYQNLHKTDWNGSTWPPNVVHKDLWDLVGGMSVEFSPGMYSDPDISKKLYDAGVRIFKGIGASKVYHFGSKSTKRLKRNIGRELFLMKWGISANFFMNKILNIGKSYQPLEEKEIKKKDVIINKLKILKILLSSNIRKNG; this comes from the coding sequence ATGCCTGATTCTATTACGAAGTATCTTCAAACAGAAGACAAAGTCTATCATTTATCTCTTCTTATTCCTACATGGAATAACCTAGAGTATATTCAGTTTTGTGTAAATGCCATCAGAAAAAATAGTACCTTGAGTATTCAGATGATTGTTTTTGCAAACGAGGGAACAGATGGAACTGTTGAATGGTTACAGGATCAAAAGGATATTGATTTTATACACTCTGAAGGCAATGCAGGGATTTGTTATGCACTGAACCTTTGCAGGGATTTGGTGAAATCGGATTATATGGTTTATCTCAATGATGATATGTATGTATTACCCGATTGGGATAAAATTATGTATGAAGAAATACAGGCATTGCCAAGCAAGTATTTTATGCTATCGGCAACGATGATAGAACCTCGAGACACCGGGAATTCTTGTGTTATCGTAAAGGACTTTGGGGATGATACCAGTAATTTTAAAGAAAAAGAATTGCTTTCGGAATATCAAAATCTTCATAAAACAGATTGGAATGGGAGTACTTGGCCTCCTAATGTGGTACATAAAGATCTCTGGGATCTTGTGGGAGGAATGAGCGTAGAGTTTAGCCCTGGAATGTATTCTGATCCTGATATTTCAAAGAAATTGTATGATGCTGGTGTAAGAATTTTTAAAGGAATAGGAGCAAGTAAAGTGTATCATTTTGGATCAAAATCCACTAAAAGGCTCAAAAGGAATATTGGGAGAGAATTGTTTTTAATGAAATGGGGGATTTCAGCCAATTTCTTTATGAATAAAATCCTTAATATTGGGAAAAGCTACCAACCACTGGAAGAAAAAGAGATTAAAAAGAAGGATGTGATTATCAATAAATTGAAAATCCTGAAAATTCTACTTTCGTCTAATATTCGTAAAAATGGATAG
- a CDS encoding gliding motility-associated C-terminal domain-containing protein, with the protein MRKLFTILLGLIFTQFSLAQMAVSNQAPFNSMNYLVNNQLMNTNISVTASNVTLSAGSLGQIGAFQAFNTNLNMDEGVILSTGGISKAYPNSNTGFGYNSNTDLDLQKLVITHGNGNAASFRNSVVLEFDFVAISNEMEFEYIFASYEYKEYVCSEYNDVFGFFISGPGITGPYSNNAQNIALVPNASNPNTFKNVPVMINTINHGSPGGSGSNSNCLSIDPAYVQNSVFYVDNPQSTPVGFTGFTKPLKAKATLECGKTYHIKLAIADISDENFNSAVFLKKGSFGFENPLTMALKNKDIVVKCNNQVTIDPGVSGGNGTYSYQWFFNGTLISTAPTISISDVGDYKIIVEDECIAIDHEFKVIEYTEMNLNLTDDIVICNDTIITPVITGGAPPFSFTWFKDGTYLHSNSQLNIQQGISGKYRLEILDDCGYKLFDTVDIFSPEKLEVEFPDDTYLCEDLNDIIAKVSGGHGNVVYFWVWDGDTINDTKITVKKSFHGEVEFTAYDDCGTYLSKKIFLYSPDKFEKLSLSIPKYEFEMCRRDREPMPIEIFGGVGGYEVSWYINNVFVSNAEQYIFDAKSLKLGANTIRILITDKCDNKVDVSLTINVSDCWIPNIFTPNNDGINDYFYFPFGDFQENMSVEIYNRWGQEIYKSDNYDRCLDDENPECWDGKVQKTGAAITEGVYYYIITFEDNTEVKGNVVVKY; encoded by the coding sequence ATGAGGAAACTATTTACAATATTATTAGGACTTATTTTTACTCAGTTTTCATTGGCTCAAATGGCTGTTAGCAATCAAGCACCATTCAACTCAATGAATTATTTGGTAAATAATCAACTCATGAATACCAATATCTCTGTAACGGCATCAAATGTTACACTCAGCGCTGGTAGTTTAGGTCAAATTGGAGCTTTCCAAGCTTTTAACACAAACCTAAACATGGACGAAGGAGTGATTCTCTCCACTGGTGGAATATCTAAAGCATATCCGAACTCAAACACAGGTTTTGGTTATAATTCAAACACAGATTTAGATTTACAAAAACTCGTAATCACTCATGGTAACGGAAACGCAGCATCATTTAGAAATTCAGTGGTACTAGAGTTTGACTTTGTTGCTATTTCCAACGAAATGGAATTTGAATATATTTTTGCTTCCTATGAATACAAAGAATATGTTTGTTCAGAATATAATGACGTTTTTGGTTTCTTTATCTCAGGTCCAGGTATTACTGGCCCTTATTCTAATAATGCTCAAAACATTGCCTTAGTTCCCAATGCATCAAACCCAAACACTTTTAAGAATGTTCCGGTAATGATAAACACCATTAACCATGGGAGTCCTGGAGGTAGTGGTTCAAACTCGAACTGTTTAAGCATCGATCCTGCTTATGTACAAAACAGTGTTTTCTATGTAGATAATCCGCAAAGTACACCTGTAGGGTTTACAGGATTTACAAAACCCCTAAAGGCAAAAGCGACCTTAGAGTGTGGGAAAACTTATCATATCAAACTTGCTATTGCCGATATAAGTGACGAAAATTTCAATTCAGCTGTTTTTCTAAAAAAAGGTTCTTTTGGGTTTGAAAACCCACTAACCATGGCCTTAAAAAACAAAGATATTGTTGTAAAATGTAATAACCAAGTTACGATAGATCCGGGAGTTTCTGGCGGAAATGGAACGTATTCATATCAATGGTTTTTTAATGGTACGCTCATCAGTACAGCCCCAACAATTTCTATCTCTGATGTAGGTGATTACAAAATAATCGTTGAAGATGAATGTATTGCCATAGATCATGAATTCAAAGTCATAGAATACACAGAAATGAACTTGAACCTTACTGATGATATTGTGATATGTAACGACACCATAATAACTCCCGTTATTACAGGTGGAGCACCTCCTTTTTCTTTCACTTGGTTTAAAGATGGAACCTATCTTCACAGTAATAGTCAGCTCAATATACAACAAGGAATTAGCGGTAAATATAGACTAGAGATTTTAGATGACTGTGGATACAAACTATTTGACACAGTGGATATTTTTTCACCAGAAAAACTAGAAGTAGAATTCCCTGATGACACTTACCTTTGTGAAGACTTAAATGATATTATCGCAAAAGTTTCAGGAGGACATGGAAATGTTGTTTATTTCTGGGTTTGGGATGGTGACACCATTAATGATACAAAAATCACCGTTAAAAAGAGCTTCCATGGTGAGGTAGAGTTTACAGCTTATGATGATTGTGGAACATATTTGAGTAAAAAGATTTTCCTCTACAGTCCAGATAAATTTGAAAAACTCTCTTTGAGTATCCCAAAATATGAGTTTGAGATGTGCAGAAGAGACCGAGAACCTATGCCTATCGAAATTTTCGGAGGAGTGGGTGGCTATGAAGTTTCTTGGTATATCAACAATGTTTTTGTTTCTAATGCAGAACAATATATTTTTGATGCAAAATCTTTAAAACTGGGTGCCAACACTATCAGAATTCTGATAACAGACAAATGCGATAACAAAGTGGATGTCTCCCTAACTATTAATGTATCTGACTGCTGGATTCCTAATATTTTCACTCCAAATAATGATGGAATTAACGACTATTTCTATTTTCCGTTTGGAGATTTTCAAGAGAATATGTCTGTAGAAATCTATAACAGATGGGGACAAGAAATATACAAATCTGACAACTATGATCGTTGTTTAGATGATGAAAACCCTGAATGTTGGGACGGAAAAGTTCAAAAAACAGGAGCTGCAATCACAGAAGGCGTATATTATTACATTATCACCTTTGAAGATAATACTGAAGTAAAAGGAAATGTGGTTGTAAAATATTAA
- a CDS encoding choice-of-anchor L domain-containing protein, whose protein sequence is MKKFLFFIFSVFYFQFSFGQITLDQNQPNSIVQHLVENVLVNTSVTGIQVSNVTFSCGDTNQIGYFNNATNDIFMESGFFMSTGGSSQITSGGIASNSNCADDADLVAQLQMVNAQSLLTNNEIVIEFDFIASGTSVEFEYVFGSHEYPTYVCSQYNDIFGFFISGPGITGPFLNQAINMAKVPDPSNPTTYTNTPVIINTLNNGTVGGNGSLPNCNNIDPNWQSYSIFFNDNVGSATSSNINFGGYTKPLKAVAPTICGETYHLKLAIADVHDGILNSAVFLKEGSFNVVAGSSELESQLEGSDSILIEGCYPGQVIVKLDQFSQVADAEIFVEVEGTAQEGVDYQDIVDTLVIPAGDSVGAIDVVTIVDNQLELDETVIIRTFICDGILSEDTFVISDPDSIFIDLLSHDTLVCANSGNPIPVHAIGSGGYTPYNIEWFYKGNLEGTGENIILNPQDSGMHIVKITEDCNYEAFDTFYVNYIPPVPTASLSSFFDLETDKVVEGCEYGKLNIKLPRAFENDTTFAFQIVGGSAEEGVDFYQIPKSITFPAGVTEKFIQIEAIVDGIFETDEDIQFYFPFYDACTTEDNPLTVTIVSNPVLSTDMPDSVYACKGEQFTVDPEIYGGIEPYAVEWSKNGQGAWTSNNLTQTANASGMYYIKIKDACDYQVKDSIYIDVPEYVELSLTSEYASNITMCRKDDLTLSVDVEGGIGGISYTWLKDGIPVSTKKEYEISENKPNIYNFALVARDSCGNTESKNFIVKIEHCEVPNIFTPNGDGVNDAFKFESKDIETSISLSIFDRWGKSVFSSNNYETCNNDNLNCWEGTLPGTDKEAPEGVYFYVVKYEDERIIKGTFQLMR, encoded by the coding sequence ATGAAGAAGTTTTTGTTTTTTATTTTTTCAGTTTTTTATTTCCAATTTTCTTTTGGGCAGATTACGTTAGATCAAAACCAACCTAATAGTATCGTCCAACACCTTGTTGAAAATGTACTTGTAAATACAAGTGTAACAGGAATACAAGTTTCTAATGTAACTTTTAGTTGTGGTGACACTAACCAGATTGGGTACTTTAACAATGCCACGAATGACATCTTTATGGAATCTGGTTTTTTTATGTCCACAGGTGGTAGTTCTCAAATTACATCAGGAGGTATAGCTTCAAACAGTAACTGCGCAGATGACGCTGATTTGGTTGCTCAGCTCCAAATGGTAAATGCACAAAGTCTTCTTACCAATAATGAAATTGTGATTGAATTTGACTTTATCGCTTCTGGAACCAGTGTAGAGTTTGAATATGTATTTGGGTCACATGAGTATCCTACATACGTCTGTTCTCAATATAATGATATTTTTGGTTTTTTTATCTCTGGCCCAGGAATTACTGGTCCATTCTTAAATCAAGCGATTAATATGGCTAAAGTTCCTGACCCTTCGAACCCTACTACCTATACAAATACACCTGTAATAATAAACACACTAAACAATGGAACTGTAGGAGGTAACGGTTCTTTACCAAATTGCAATAATATTGATCCAAATTGGCAATCATACTCGATATTTTTCAATGACAATGTAGGCTCAGCAACAAGTTCAAATATTAATTTCGGGGGCTATACCAAACCTTTAAAAGCTGTCGCCCCTACTATTTGTGGGGAAACATATCATCTAAAACTTGCAATAGCAGATGTTCATGATGGAATTCTAAACTCTGCCGTTTTCCTAAAAGAAGGATCATTCAATGTAGTAGCGGGTAGTTCTGAGCTAGAATCACAACTAGAAGGAAGTGACTCCATCTTGATTGAAGGATGTTATCCAGGTCAAGTAATCGTAAAGCTTGATCAATTCTCTCAAGTGGCGGATGCCGAAATCTTTGTAGAAGTAGAGGGTACTGCTCAAGAAGGAGTAGATTATCAAGACATTGTAGATACTTTAGTCATTCCTGCAGGAGATTCTGTGGGTGCCATAGATGTTGTTACCATTGTAGATAATCAATTAGAACTTGATGAAACGGTAATTATCAGAACCTTTATTTGTGATGGAATACTTTCTGAAGATACTTTTGTCATTTCAGATCCCGATAGTATTTTTATCGACCTTCTGTCTCATGACACCTTAGTATGTGCAAATTCTGGTAACCCTATTCCTGTTCATGCTATTGGCTCAGGTGGTTATACTCCTTATAATATAGAATGGTTTTACAAAGGAAATCTAGAAGGAACAGGAGAAAATATTATTTTAAATCCACAAGATTCAGGAATGCACATTGTAAAAATCACTGAAGATTGTAATTACGAAGCGTTTGATACTTTTTATGTAAACTATATTCCACCTGTACCTACAGCATCACTCAGTTCTTTTTTCGATCTTGAAACAGACAAAGTTGTAGAAGGTTGTGAATACGGAAAATTAAATATCAAGCTCCCAAGAGCTTTTGAGAATGATACCACATTTGCTTTTCAAATTGTTGGAGGATCAGCGGAAGAAGGAGTTGACTTCTATCAGATTCCAAAATCAATCACTTTTCCTGCTGGTGTAACTGAAAAATTTATTCAGATAGAAGCCATTGTAGATGGAATTTTTGAAACAGATGAAGATATTCAATTCTATTTCCCATTCTATGATGCCTGTACTACAGAAGACAACCCTCTCACGGTTACTATTGTTTCTAATCCTGTTTTGAGCACCGATATGCCAGACAGTGTGTATGCTTGTAAAGGAGAACAATTTACCGTAGATCCAGAAATCTATGGTGGAATAGAGCCTTATGCAGTAGAATGGAGTAAAAACGGACAAGGAGCTTGGACTTCTAATAATCTTACTCAAACCGCAAATGCATCTGGAATGTATTATATAAAAATAAAAGATGCTTGTGACTATCAAGTAAAAGACTCTATTTACATTGACGTACCAGAATATGTAGAACTTAGCCTAACAAGTGAGTATGCTTCTAATATTACTATGTGTAGAAAAGATGACCTCACACTTTCTGTTGATGTAGAAGGTGGAATAGGCGGAATAAGTTATACATGGCTAAAAGATGGAATCCCGGTTTCTACCAAAAAAGAGTACGAAATAAGTGAAAACAAACCAAATATCTACAATTTCGCTTTAGTTGCAAGAGACAGTTGTGGAAATACAGAATCTAAAAACTTTATCGTAAAAATAGAACATTGTGAAGTACCGAATATTTTCACGCCAAATGGCGATGGAGTAAATGATGCATTCAAATTCGAATCAAAAGATATTGAAACATCCATCTCTCTAAGCATCTTTGACAGATGGGGAAAATCGGTCTTTAGCAGTAATAATTACGAAACTTGTAATAATGACAACCTCAACTGCTGGGAAGGAACACTTCCGGGGACAGATAAAGAGGCACCAGAGGGAGTTTATTTCTATGTTGTAAAATACGAAGATGAAAGAATTATAAAAGGAACCTTCCAGCTTATGAGATAG